The region TGCTGAAGGGTTACTGGCAAGTCCCCTTGTCTCCCCGGGCTCGGGAGATTAGTGCTTTCGTGACCCCTTCTGGACTGTATTCCTACGCGGTAATGCCATTTGGTCTGCGCAACGCCCCGGCCACCTTTCAAAGGCTCATGAATCAGGTGGTCTCTGGTCTTGCTGGTTGTGCGGTCTATTGGACGACGTGGTGGTTTTTAGTGACACCTGGGAGGACCATCTCCAACGGGTTAGAGCATTGTTGGAGAGGCTTGTGTGGGCTCAGCTAACAGTTAACTTGGCTAAGTGTGAGTTTGCAAAAGCAACAGTGACTTATTTGGGCAAGGTAGTTGGTCAGGGGGTGGTCCATCCAGTTGATGCTAAAGTTGTGGCTATCCAGCGGTTTCCAGTTCCTCTATAAGAAAGAGTTGATGCGGTTTCTGGGACTGGTAGGGTACTATCGGAGTTTCTGCCGTAACTTCTCTACCATCGTAGCCCCTCTGACAGACCTACTGAAAGCTAAAGCCAAGTTTGTTTGGTCTTCGGAGTGTCAATTGGCTTTTGATACTGTCAAGTCCCTCTGTGTGCTTGTCCAGTGCTGGCTGCCCCACAGTTTGATAAGCCTTTCATACTGCAGGTTGATGCCAGTAATGTAGGAGCAGGTGCGGTCCTcttacaggaggaaaaatctgGTGTCAACAAAAcggtcagttttttttcccgaaAGTTCAATTCCCACCAATTGAACTATTCTGTGATTGAAAAAGAGGCACTTGCCTTGATTTGGGCTCTGAGGCATTTTGAGGTGTACATAAATACGGGTGCTCCCGTGAAAGTGCACACTGATCATAACCCGTTAACCTTTTTACAGACCCTACAAAATCCAAACCAGCGTCTGATGAGGTGGGCCTTATATTTGCAGCCTTATCAGCTCGATATTTGTCACATCAAGGGCACGGAGAATGTTATGGCGGATGCCCTGTCTCGTGCTTTTTGAGTGGTATAGATTTTACTGTTTGTTAGTCTGCCCTGTCTGTTGTCTTAGGTACAAGGTAGCCGAAGCCTAAGGGAAGTTCTTCTGCAGGGTTAAGTACTGTCTTTTCAGGTGGTGACAGCATACCCTACCAACTTAAGGAATTTGGCCACAAGGTAACTGTAGCCACCTGAATCTGAATACTAATACAGTCGGTTTTTTTTGCTTAGGTTCCGGGGTCAGTTTTGGGTACGTTTTTTCGGATGACCTTGGTGGTCTCCGTTCTTATGGGTGGGggtgtgacgaccctggctgtgtcttctctgcctgcctctctgttgtctcctcccttttgcaggcagtgggtgggccaactgctgctaagtggtgatccagctcacctggactgatcagctgtgagggctataaatgctccacagtctgggcagtcactctcttgcttggctccctccaggactgcttgggtgttctgctttggtttgttgttttgcctgatcaatcataaattccctttgttctaaaatccatcctgtgtgttctccctactttgtctgatccatgagctggttcatgaccacacactcacacagtcactctcacactcacactcactcacacacacacacacacaacacaccacacaccactcacaccgTGAGTTCTTTCACCGTGGGGGCGacgcggcacagcgttgagacgggcggaggcagcaggccgcggacgccctcgccgtgggggcggagcggcacagcgttgagacgggcggaggccgcagaccgcggacgccctcgccgtgggggggagcggcacagcgttgagacgggcggagccgcaggccgcggacgccctcgccgtgggggcagagcggcacagcgttgttgagacgggcggaggccgcaggccgcggacgccctcgccgtcgGGGCGTTGacgacctgatttttctattgattctcctaacaggagcagccgttgatcaatagtctgaatatcaatggcctgtttcagcctgtgaagctgttaatgatgctgtgagaggaaggaaggcctcactgatgcatttagttctaactatatattcagccgtatatgtagaatacttcatctttactgcaccagagctacgatggctgaacatctcagacgtgctccacaatcccactgtgatccagtttatttctgattccttCTTCATTGGATTGTGGTCAAAAATCccggactgcttttgtgtcgtctTTAGTCACGAGTCCGGTGCCGTTCtagaccttcacccccccccagcatggccgtgatcagcactacagttaaaaacataattattggaatatcagaaatgtcctcttgccaacatgcagatgctgtttcctcttgtattgtgaTTCACCATGAGATTGTTTTTAAGTCAAGGgcgactctgaagatgcttgttttttagaatacagatttatactgatgatcacagttgtgttatatggtgcctacaacatttgctccactagatggcagcctttccagagctctatgattatttagctggctgtggaataacattctaaacaccccatagttcacgcttggacaattcaagacccttaaaaatgtatctgagtgagaattgacattgcttttctgatgttggatgttaattttgtctcttgtccgttctaagctctctgtctcctcttgggatctatgttactgtttacatctgtgagttctcatgatgatcatgaaggatgaggccaacttggctgagtcgctttggaaaaagaggtttaatctcaccaggaaaattaaaaataaaggacaaaggtgtagaaaaacagccagttttcctaggatcacgttgctctctcctgacaacctgtggaatcagcaatagaaagatgaggttggttggacagacgggaccttcatgatgaacatccagcaggtctagaactcatattcaggccgtgagctcaaccctcgtgtttcttcagacggaagcttctcctgcggtcgaacacaaatgcaccgaggaACCGGGCGGGAACCCAGACCAATAAACCAAAGCCggggaacagcggttcagtgaatgtggttttgaaggtataGAGGTGGACCGGGGTGTCGGTGGTGAttctgtagaaggtcacagtgccagcggggtagttcacatagacggCGACTCTCTGAGGATCAGTGGATGATAAGGGGAGGAGGGCTACCCTTTTGTTATCGTGGAGGACATAGTAACCTCTGGGAGAACACTCaaggctccaagactgctgattcTCTCCAAACCAGCATTGGGGGCTCAGTCCATGTCTCCAGATCTTTTTGTATGCTACAGAAATGTCAACCCatcctgtccactccacctcccagtaacagcgaccagttaggctgttgctacacagcagctggggacAGACATCAAACCTCTCTGGATGGGCTGGATATTGTTGGTCCTCGGCCACTGtcctcatcaccctgttgttggacacttggattgacctgtggacggtgttggtgtccacgctgagctcacagtgatctaaagggagagaggaggaaccaggaaccagctcatgaaacacaactgagtccactaactgctgctttttcagagcgtgacgtgctgacgcatcaagttgatcacttacacttcttcagaccactcttaagtctctctttcccacaatggtccagtctggattgggagaagacacagaggaaatgaaatccaaggcaggacagaggttcaacagatgccacctcaaccttgagctctacactgttcgtccctgactttgggtcggcctgaaccggtttgctcttgattcggtttgtgaacctcagagctggatttgtgacatctctcatatgccaacgtcatggaggagaactttgcctatttctctctaaggattccctcacaggcagtgctgcagccagatggttgtgctggcatcacctgatctttttgtatctctgacgtgacccttttattctcccttatgtgggttctcgtaccctgaaggtccaggaagcatcacatctctctgctcagaggtggttcagatctcacaatgtgctgcttgaaccagcgaacgtctggaaggtctccatgctcatcaataaatagtatcaggtcttcattttagggagggtgtttgcatctacctgagaacctccaggctcaactctggatcctccacaacagcagagagcagcttcgttccatcatctccaggatggttgaagctcaggtccagttcttttagatgggttgggttggacctcaacgctgaggccagagaagaacatccttctgctgtgatgagaccagcccgataacctgcatgcaagcacatccaccacacacacgacacacacgcacacacacacaaacacacattgctcactaattaacagctcatttatgcaaagttctgggtcgtgtgtcggggcctggacctgactggggagcgaagcacaggaaccagaaccagactaagtcattttaaaagctgtgggagtgaacagtggtcggctggtcggcatttttggtaaagatatttcttcttttggaagataaccaacatttcaagctgccatttagaaaactgatgatgctgataaggagcactaacctgaggatctccagccggcagcttggactcttcagaccaacagagagctcgttcagccctgaatccctcaggacattgttactcaggtccagctctagcagactagaggaggaggcgctgaggacaggggacagagcttcacaactcctctccctcagattgcagtgactcaacctgaaaaaagaaaagaagaagaaagcaggaaatccttctggttctctcctgcacaatcagggacgcaggcttatttctttagttgacctttatgaggacggaaggtgcaatgatacggaatgaaatcagttcttggagtaactactgcgactgcctaaaacgctgccagatgtgatgcgtgttgctgaacacctgcagacacctgcagaacacctgcagacacctgcagaacattgctgaacacctgcagaacacctgcagaacacctgcagacacctgcagacactgcagacacctgcagaaccctgcagacacctgcagacacctgcagaaccctgtagacacctgcagacacctgcagacacctgcagacactgcagacacctgcagaacacctgcacacctgtgacacatgcagaacacctgcagaacacctgcagacatctgcagaacacctgcagacacctgcagacacctgcagaacacctgcagacacctgcagaacacctgcagacacctgccagacacatgcagaacacctgcagaacacctgcacgcagaacatctgcagaacacctgcagacacctgcagaacacctgcagacacctgcagaacacctgcagacacatgcagacacctgcagacatctgcagaacacctgcagaacacctgcagacacctgcagacacctgcagaacacctgcagacatctgcagacacatgcagcagaacacctgcagacacctgcagaacacctgcagacacatgcagacacctgcagacacctgcagacacctgcagaacacctgcagaaaacctgcagacacctgcagaacacttacatggcttttctgcaggctgtgaccactggcagcagcctcagaagaacccactctgaagcagagtatttcttcaggtcaaacatctccaggtcttgtcctgaggacagtaatatgaagccaagagctgaccactgagcaggggagaaatttctgttgtcatcttccagatctgaggttctgttgaacctcctggaccagtgaactatcgttcagctcgttcagacagtggaacaggttgatgattctctctgaggacagattctctccaatcttctccttgatgtagccaatgatttcctgattgggctctgagctgccttcaccgttaattagacctcgtagaagagcctgattggtcggcagagaaagacccaaaaggaaccgcaggaacaggtccaggtgtcctttcattttgcaaggcctcgtccaccgcacactggtaaaaaacagcctgtttgattttggtgttgaacagtttagagcctaaataacgtaataaggttgttttttctgacagtatgttggtgccaaacttggtgaatgtcaaatgtgcatgaagagcagcgagaaactcctgaacactcagatggacaaagcagaacacctcctccttgaacagtcctcgctcccttctgaacatctgcgtgaacactcctgagtaggcatcagccgacctgacggtgatgtcacagtctcttagatcggactcgtagaagatcacattgcctttctgcagttgtttaaatgccagctttgccagaattggaatcatctcacagctctctggactccattgtggagctttcccgtctcctctcttgttttttggtgtggactgaacaaccaggaagtagatgtacatcgctgtgagagtcttgggcagctcttctcgcatcttcaacatatcctcaaaaacctttgcagtgacccagcagaagattgggatgtgacacatgatatggggcttcgagatgccttgatgtgtgagatgatcctgcacgcctgctcctcctccttgaacttcctcctaaagtactcttccttctgctcgtcagtaaaccctcgcacctctgtcctcatgtccacaaaatccagatggatctgattggctgccgcgggcctcgtggttatccagagtcgagcggaggggagaagacttctgttaatgaggtttgtgagcaggacctccaccgagcacggtgccttcacatctatatccgcctcctggaattcattggttctggtgtccatttctagtcggctctcatcccccatccaagataaacagaagcttgaatttacaattgtcaaaattggcgtctcctgatgactgcagagctgtaaagatgctgttaagagcctctatttgaatggccctgggctcttggatgcacttatgagtgagttcagccaaggatCGGCGTGTCCCCCTCAACAGGTTCAGCtggcgaaaggtgaacggcaatatgagatgcacgtcttgattggctcgttgttctgcccagtccaacacaaacttgcaGATTAGAAAGGTTTccgttggtcagaacagttcttatgggtttatatttcccacctggaggtgtaaacaggtcactgggactaatgggttgttctgtgctgaagggttcccaaccatgtcaatctgagtgacctcgtgctgagcattgatgtgtatgtcgccaccggtggtgacgtacagctgtgtgtagacgtcgtccagccgttgctcgtctaccttctcatcgcagccttcctgcacacacataaacttgctcctcaggtttgactgaagctttgattgataagagccgatggggacgtgttcacatgtgggaccttaaagcaaaatatacatgcatgtgttagtcgatatattcagcagatatgaatatatatatatttattccagagtgctttgagctgatgttttacagtttatattcttctcaggtccagttgggcttcacatttcaagaagacaagaacagcatcactggagtaaaacaatcccaaaaacttaagtaaagaactcagaagagcttttaaagcaggtacgactggaattctttcagactgacgctgcagcaatttgctgttgatgctgctgttgagatctgacgctcaaagtttcagactggatcaagtttcactgattccagatcaggaaaaacaatgaaagtggtggcgggtctcagcaggtccgaagggttgatcatgagttctgaacttgataggagacaaacctccattccaagaaaagacggtgcagcttcatctggaaggatgggttaaccctaaccctaagcatgcctcctcagtcagaccacttcctgtgtgtcttggtaacagttaactctaaatttatgacattttcatGACGTTAGTGGTTATGATGGTGCTTGGCTGCAGGCGGTGAAAACATCTCACGGCAGCACTTTGAAGCtctcatccatgcctttattacacctccatccatgcctttattacacctctatccatgcctttattacacctccatccatgcctttattacacctctaacgatgcctttattacacctctatccatgcctttattacacctctatccatgcctttattacacctctatccatgccttaattacacatCAATGCCTACACCTCCATCcttgcctttattacacctctatcctgccttaattacacctcatccatctttattacacctctattaTGCCTTATtacactctatccatgccttaattacacctcatCCAttccttattacacctctatcatgcctttattaacctctatccatgcctttattacacctccatccatgcctttattacacgtCTATCCATGcatttattacacctctatcatgcctttattaaccccatccatgcctttattacccctgtatccatgcctttattacacctctatccatgcctttattacacctctatccatgcctttattaaccctccatccatgcctttattacccctgtatccatgcctttattacacctctatccatgcctttattacacctctatccattcctttattacacctctatccatgcctttattaaacctctatccatgcctttataacacctctatccatgccttttttacacctctatccatgccttaattacacctccatccatgcctttattacatctccatccatgccttaattacacctctatccatgcctttattacacctctatccatgccttatcacacctctatcaaTGCCTATTACCCCtgtatccatgcctttattacacctctatccatgccttaattacacctctatccatgcctttattacacctctatccatgcctttattacacctctatccatgcctttattacacctctatccatgcctttataacacctctatcatgcctttattacacctctatccatgcctttattacacctctatgcatgcctttattacacctctatcatgcctttattacacctctatccatgcctttataacacctctatccatgcctttattacacctctatccatgccttattatacctctatcatgcctttattacacctctatccatgcctttattacacctctatccatgcctttattacacctctatccatgcctttataacactcTATCAtccctttattacacctctatccatgcctttattacacctctatccatgcctttattacacctctatcatgcctttataacacctctatccatgcctttataacacctctatccatgcctttattacacctctatccatgcctttataacacctctatcatgcctttattacacctctatccatgcctttattacacctctatccatgcctttataacacctctatcatgcctttataacacctctatccatgcctttattacacctctatcatgcctttattacacctctatccatgcctttattacacctccatccatgcctttattacacctctatccatgcctttatcacacctccatccatgcctttatcacacctctatcaatgcctttattacacctctatcatgcctttattacacctctatcatgcctttattacacctctatccatgcctttattacacctctatccatgccttataaaacactctatccatgcctttattacacctctatcagctggattactgtaaaGCACCATTAACGTGCCCCGCCCGTCTGTAGTCTCCTGCCCGTTCCCATATTCTCAGCCTCAGGGCGGCTGATCGGCTCCCggaggcaccagaatctcagcagaaccacctggagtgctgctcctaaatcatgaagccatctgccatcggacgttagacagccccctttactccacatctttaaaagccatctcaaaatgcacctttttccggctatgagactttgatcctgcttttattgtttgtgtttgttttttccgtGTTCATTTGTACCTATTTTTATCTGAGCTACTTTATAATTGTCATGAttgcttttaaagtgctttatgaaTATCATCATTAAACAACTCTGGATGTTTTACCcgacgtgttttgagctttctgttctccgttcaACACTTTATTCTCAATGTTAGTGTTAGTTATTATTTGATAACGCCCTTACCCTATTGATTACGGtacctttattttgttgtatcaTACAATGTTTATGTCACCTGTAGGATGTGACGACGTTGCTCCTTGTATGTTCCGGTTAAGAGCGCGGGAAGCTGAGTAGTTCCTGTTCCTATAATAAAGATTATACCACCTGGCTAAAGTCACTGAAGGGATTCGCTTGCTTATGCTCCACTACGCATAGATGCTGTGCAGCTGAAGAGAATtagtttatcttgttagcatcttttatcttattagcatgtgtttaTAATGTTATGTTTTATATGttgtttatgttacagttagtttagaagttaggaatactatataatctttagtaggaatacacataagcaagtcagttgacccttctttgacatgaatactgcttagaccaggggtgggcaaacattttgattcgtgggccacaatgggttctaacatttgacaaaggggccggaccaggagcagatggatggatggagtgctttggtaacctcacctcattggagaaaaaatacacatcttgggatatggagaaaacatgtgctttaatttcaaatgaaaaagaagagaagcattacaacaaaatat is a window of Takifugu flavidus isolate HTHZ2018 chromosome 5, ASM371156v2, whole genome shotgun sequence DNA encoding:
- the LOC130526171 gene encoding neoverrucotoxin subunit alpha-like, with product MCLHAGYRAGLITAEGCSSLASALRSNPTHLKELDLSFNHPGDDGTKLLSAVVEDPELSLEVLRLDHCGKERLKSGLKKYHCELSVDTNTVHRSIQVSNNRVMRTVAEDQQYPAHPERFDVCPQLLCSNSLTGRCYWEVEWTGWVDISVAYKKIWRHGLSPQCWFGENQQSWSLECSPRGYYVLHDNKRVALLPLSSTDPQRVAVYVNYPAGTVTFYRITTDTPVHLYTFKTTFTEPLFPGFGLLVWVPARFLGAFVFDRRRSFRLKKHEG